GGTTATATGGTAGAGGTGTATATTGGGCGGGgtcgtttctttcttctgtaGCAGGCGGAGTGCCATTGGTCGTCTTCTGTGCTGTGGTGGGTGGACCACCAAgcgggggtggaggaagattgCTTGGTATTGAGAACGTCTGGGTAGGGGGCGGGGAGCTAGGTGTAGGTTCTGATTGAGAGTTACGAGTCTGCCCGTTCTGGTACGCCGGATCTGTGATGGCCACGTTTTCTAGTTGTTGCACAACTGTACTGACTGAAGCCTGAGGTGGAGGCGGATATGGATGCCTGTCTGTCTCGATCTGCGGGGGAGACAAATAATTTTCCATCAGGTTGAGGAAATTATCCGCATCATCTGAAGTCCAAAAGTAGATGTCCAGCGTGTGCAAACGTAGTTCCTTGTCCTCGCCACGCGGATCAGTGCTTGGTAATAGCCATTCATGAGGACTGGCATTTGCTGGTGGAGGGAACGCCTGCGCGCCCTGTGATGGTGGACGGCCGTCCACGATTAGTGTACACAGCGTTGGAAACTGGGTGGAATGGCGCAGATAGACCTGATCCAGAGCTGGACATCAGTCAGCGAGGAAAGTCATTTTTTACGCGGAGGATGGGTGAAAAAGCACCGACCGCCATTAAATGCATCTTGATCACGAGTTCCAGGATTATTCGCTACTTCAATCCTCGTCTTACGCTGCACCGCATTGTgataaagatatagataggAGCCCTTATCAaatcgatgatgaagaggctTGGGAGTCGGAGCTGTGAAATAATAATGGATATCGGCAAAGCTATGGGAGGATCAGACGAATTTATCGCAtttgaaagagagagagagaattTGCGGGGGAAATGGACGACTTACACCGTCAGCGCACGCTCTTCGCCCGGCAGCGGGGGCATAATGGCTTATcagtatatactatactatgtATTGATAGTAGAGTAGTAAGATAAAGAGCAGTTGCGAGATCGAGGGTATAGTTGAAGGGGAGAGGTGAACAGGCGGACAGGCATGCAAAGAAGTACACGATAAAGAATTTGGGGACAACATTATATATGAGGGGAAGCAATTGTAAGCTGCAGTGTCCAAGAGGCCGGCGGCTAGAGGGCGCTTCGAGATGCATTCTGGAGCCGTGATTAGTTGATGCCCTCCTGGGCTGGCGGCCTATAGGAACATCCCCTCGGAGCCGTCTTATCATTTCTCCGAAAATTTCATTTGAGCTTCCGCATCATCGCAACTTCGCGGCCCATCAACGTTTACTTGAAACGGGGAGTTCTCGTGTTGTTATTCCCTCCGAGTCCCTTTGACCAAGAGGTGCAGTCTTCGGTAGGTGTATTTGTCCTCTCTTATCTCAATGAAAAAGTATTGCTCAtacctcctcttccccgtAACCAGTGATTTATCGGCTCTCCCGCACACCGTCTGAACACTTAAGGAATCCCTTCAATTGGGCCATTCCGAAAACTCACGATCCAAAATGTCTCTTGTCAATCTCGCCCACGTTTGTTCCCATCTAAACAACGCCACCAAGGCCCGCTTGGGTCTCACATCTATCCCGAACACCCAGCTACACCTGAAATTGTGCCTTGCTCTCCAAAACTCTGGTTACATCTCTTCGGTCGTCCGCGGAGGCCCGACTCCCCCTCCTCAACATACTCTTCTGGGTGTTCCCTCGGTaaatgatgaagttgaaggcgTACAATCGTTGACCCAAAGCAATGTCGCCTCAAGGCGTCTTTGGCTCGGGCTCAAGTACTGGCAGAGCGATCCTGTCCTCGGCAAGATGAGCATGGTTAGCAAGCCCAAGAGAAGGATCACGATCGATGTTGCAGGCCTCCGAGAAGTGATTCGCGGAGAAAAGAGTGGATATGTGGAAGGCTTGCGGTCCCCCGGCGAAAGTTTATACCTATCGACGGA
This Aspergillus flavus chromosome 1, complete sequence DNA region includes the following protein-coding sequences:
- a CDS encoding 40S ribosomal protein S8; amino-acid sequence: MSLVNLAHVCSHLNNATKARLGLTSIPNTQLHLKLCLALQNSGYISSVVRGGPTPPPQHTLLGVPSVNDEVEGVQSLTQSNVASRRLWLGLKYWQSDPVLGKMSMVSKPKRRITIDVAGLREVIRGEKSGYVEGLRSPGESLYLSTDRGIMEARECVEKQVGGLVLCRVL
- a CDS encoding putative RNA recognition motif-containing protein (unnamed protein product), which translates into the protein MPPLPGEERALTVFADIHYYFTAPTPKPLHHRFDKGSYLYLYHNAVQRKTRIEVANNPGTRDQDAFNGALDQVYLRHSTQFPTLCTLIVDGRPPSQGAQAFPPPANASPHEWLLPSTDPRGEDKELRLHTLDIYFWTSDDADNFLNLMENYLSPPQIETDRHPYPPPPQASVSTVVQQLENVAITDPAYQNGQTRNSQSEPTPSSPPPTQTFSIPSNLPPPPLGGPPTTAQKTTNGTPPATEERNDPAQYTPLPYNPAAPAAPEPIQVREKTPPPIDGGDGTGLAAAAAVDSGAPFTPPSQITGGGGFASPPTSQGLPYTMPGSYASPPPSAGLTHSGSFSSRSSIQSPPSIPSYTPSFLAGVGGGHQSNSHQPVTMSFAPPPKDPNAHLYGQTQNLYGGQPQIQPASPPPPPIGGYSNYSYDKVAVQQPVANDYDIHRQLYRPTEAEVNSHSQKIAQKSIQNPGRPRNLEERAHRMESSVNRFLKKLEKKI